Sequence from the Seriola aureovittata isolate HTS-2021-v1 ecotype China chromosome 6, ASM2101889v1, whole genome shotgun sequence genome:
GATTTGTAAAATGTCCCGTATTTTactcttttcctgtcttttgaagtgttgatccataagaagatatatttgtggtttctaGATGTTTACATTTTCCTGACAGCGTCCTCTTGCTAATATGAATAGCATGGAACCAGTAATGGCCGTTCATAGAGGGTGACGTCAAGCACCCCACCAGCCACAAAACTTCATGAATATTactataattattaatattattatatatttaaaatggaaaaaaagaagttgaagttttgccattttaatttaACTACAAATAAAGCTGTACAGTATAAAATTAACTGCAAAAAAACGCTGTATTTTGTATTCTCTTTCCTGTGGGCCGTGTCCCAAGCAATATTCAGCACTAGCTTCCTCCTGCATCCAATATATGGGTGTAAATGACCCAATAAAACATTGGGATTCATGAGTAGTCAAACAAGACCTCATAAAAGCgacactgtgtctgtttgtctttctcacaCTATCAATAATTGAAGCTCATCGTTAGAGAAGCAGAAAATATAAGCCGGTCTGTGGAGAAATAGTGTATTAAAGTAGATCTAATATTTGTGTTAGTAAGAGACAAACTTCTCCATCACCACAATGTGAGTCATTACCTGCTCCACTGGTCCAGCCCAGCAGATGGCAACAACACGACAAAAAGAACAGCAATAGTAGGACAGTGTATTAGACTAAACTGCAGGCTGCTTCCACTTCTTCCCTTCATTACTGCATATTTACACTGCTGCAACGACCACAGATGCTGTAACACCTTAAGCATTAAGTAGAAAATCAGAgtcaagaaaatattttcttatgtttatgaaaaatgtgaattaatggACATTCAGTATATATGCtgaatttaaaaagtttaaatttaattacacatttttctgtCCAAGGAACCTTCTGCTTTTGTGATTGAGTTGGTGGGTAAATGCACTAAGCTAAGCACACGTCCTCAGTGGCCGCAGCCCCACACAGGTGAACAAACACCAGCCACCACAGCAGGTAGCTGCACAATCCAAACCTTCACTTCAGATTTAGCAGATCAGAAAACTGTCATGTAGTGACGCAGGTTGTGTTGGAAGGAAAcgacaaaataataaataaattaatatcaGAAAGTGTTGAACAGTCAATCCTGTATGAATGTAGTAATAGCTTCAGTGACCTTACCCCCTCTCGCTCACAGACGGAGAGAACCCTCAAAACGTTCTGACACACGTTCTCAACTGCTGCGTTCCCAAACACGCAGGTGACGCCCAGGATCTGAATGTTAGGTGCTGCCAGCGCCATCATGATGGCCTGGGCGTCATCTATGCCGCAGTCTGTGTCGATGATCACCAGTTTCTTTGCCATGGTCTTCTGCAAAAgtcaaatttcaaaaaataacccattaaaatcacatatttctctCGGTTTGAGaaatgctgaaaacattttaagttacatattataactttaagtaCTAACTAAACTTGCTTGTCAATGATTATGttcttgtttatttatagaggaaaaaacaaatgtgcagATGGAACAGACAGGTGAAATGTTCGGGCATAGACTGATTATGAGACAATGGCTTATTAACATATGATCTGTTTTTACATTAAGATCTTTATTTACCCTTATTCACGtttaaatataaactgtaaGGTAACAAATCAaggattaaaagaaagaaacaaacaatattttggCGTTTTTGCATCCAACACTAAACCTATGCCCTTGGGCCTTTCTACTGTGTGTACCATGTGACTGGTCTGTACTTGTTTTGTGTCTCCTTGTAGTGTTAAGCATCTCTCTCTAgtcatttttgtgtctttctagCTGTTCTGCAtctttttaaagttgtttttattgtcagaAATGTTAAACAGACATTTCAAACAGAGGCTCTGGCTCTAGCAGGCCTCCGGACCTGTGTCAGGAGGGCCCGTCCACTAATCCATCCATTCCAGGGGTCCTTGTACAACTATATTTAATCTGTAATAGTCTTGTTCATTGGGTAATGGgtaatttcttttcttcttttttttgtattaaactATTGTAAATTCATACAGAACAAAAAAGCAATAAGCACACTCTCCAATATCAATGAATTAGGTAGATAGACAGATAAATTCAACATTATATGGGGTCCTCTACTGTAACATAGCAGTATTATCTTTTAAAGTCAAGTCAGCATACTGAACACAAAAGTTACACAATACTGCGTTGACAGCTAATAAATCATGTCATTTTAACCACTTCCGGGCTAAACATTACTTTAACTAAGTCTGAATCGATAATTTAgtgtcttttatttgttttaagttGTCAGATATACAGTGCAGTTATCGTTTTTAGCTTTTTAAGGATTAAAGTGAACACACTTACCTCCAGTCTGTGAAGTAAACTTTAAAGCGGCGCAGAAGCCGCTCCTGTGATTGGTTTGAATTGTAGGATCATTTCATTGTTTCCTTACACGGGTGTGTAGCCGCTAAGGAAGTGACATAGGTTTTccaaaatgaatttaataaaatgcaataaaatgtcttaaataaGCGAAATAAAGTTTGTATTTAACATTATCTTtcatttgagtgtttttatgaaattaccctgctttatttgttttgtttgttttttttaggacaCCCCGTTTGTTACTCGGAATGGTACAGTCCGTTAAACCTGCACAGGAAGAGGATACGGGTCAGGAGGACGGCGTCTCGGGACCCTTATGGTTCATTTTTAACAGGTCCCAGGCTAATGTTCACCGAGGTTTAATGATATGTTGTTAGTTTGACGTTTTGCCAACCCACAGCCCCGTTCAGTCGTGAGACATTGCGCACGGTATGATGGGAAAATTAACGTAACAGCTGGGCGTGTTGACATCGGCTAACTACAATACAGCCCTGATGTAGCTGTGTGTTCATCTGGACCAAAGCGGCTTCGCAGGTGAAATGTTAgttaatgtttaataataagAGCCACTTATAATAGGTGACTCACTATAGGCCAAAGGTGATGTTGCCTGATGTTGTCTTATGTCGCTGgaagttaaaacaaagacagtcaGGGTTGTGACTTTGAAAACCCTTGTCTAAAGATTGTTTATGAGATCagatgtccccccccccccccccccccccccgagttcACAGTGTTGGGACTCTGTGTCACTGCGCCTCCCCTACGTCTTCCCTTTATATCTGTTTCTAAAAATGCCTGTCCTTTCATTCCCAGAGGAGACAGCCATCacttcagcatcagcatcagcctcAGCCAGTTCTCTCACCCACACACCATACAAGTGGCAGTTCAATGCCTAATACATCAGAAGGTCAAGGGGCAAACCTATCCGGGCCACCAGAGCCGTCAGGGCTGCAAAGGACCACTGATGGGGAGGAGGACCACGGTCTGCTCAGCTCCCTCGCCCGGGACGCTGCCAGAGTAAGGAGGGCATCGAGCGCCGAGCTGCACCTGCCGTGGACCTGCCCGGTCACTCACTCCCGGGAGAAGTTCTACACAGTCTGCTCTGATTATGCTTTCCTCAACCAAGCCGCTTCGGTGTACTGTCCTCCAAACACAGCCAGAGACGTGGCCCAGAAGAAGCAGGACGACGGGCCGCCGCTGGTGAAGCCCAAATCCTCAGCCGACTTCAGCGCTGGTCTGACCGGAGGGGCCCATGTGGGATCAGACGGGGACTGTGACATGGAGGAAGTGTCCTCTGGAAACACTAAGCCTATTTTGGCCTGGGAGATTGATACAACAGACTTCGATGCTGTGCTTACTAGAAAAATAAGAACAAGTAAGAAAAATCATTCCTCATTATTGAAGTCTTTGGTATGAATTATTCACCTTGACGGTTCAGTCATCACCCAAAGCTGCCATTTCTGTTTTAAACAGGAAAGAATTTGACCGTTTATCTGGTCTTTAATTGCTGGACACTTTAAATCCTGGCACATCCTTTAGTGACTAACACTGTGTTTCAGGCAATACGAAGAAATGCAGCACCAAGAAGATGAAGTCATCAGACAGGCCCAGCCGAAACCTGCAAGACGTCTCCCCTCATGCCTCACTGGAGGAgatcaaacagagaaaagtgcTCGACCTCAGAAGATGGTAAAGTCGCTTTTAGTGCttcaaaagttttaaaagaaaaacgcATTAAAGTGAGCTTCACCTTCGCCTGTGGCAGAGCCGTCTGAATCCTTTTCAGTACATAATGATTCATGGAAAAATGAGGAGGCCAAGCGCTCACTGTGTTACACatgcaggagggggaggaaacCTGAAGGCGTacttgaaaatgtaaaaagaaactaTCACAAAAGAGAGTGCTGTTCCGGCACTTTTACTCAGAGCAAGGACAGGAGTTATATTAACACCTTTATTCAGCATCATCAgggcagaaataataaaaaacatattgtttaCAGCTGCTACTCTTTACAGACGAAATACTGCAAATGACAACATCACATATAATTGAATCTGTGGATTTGTGTATTACTTTGTGTGTCAGGTATTGCATCAGTCGGCCTCAGTACAAGACTTCATGTGGAATCTCTTCCCTGGTTTCCTGCTGGAACTTCTTATACAGCACGCTGGGAGCAGGAAGGTGAGCAGCACGTTCTGTCTTCTGTCAGATGTCATGTAGAAATACGGGTCATGTGACACTCAATTCAAGTCAGGTCACTTCAAGTGGGTTTGATGTCCTGAACGCAGCAACGAGAACTCACCTGCTGTAACGTCTTTAGGTAGGTTCAGTGCGCTCATTGTTTTCCCTCCTCGACACAAAATGAAGTCAGATCGCCAATAATCTTTGGACAGATCTTAACATTAATGTTGAGccagtaaataaaagaaaaggttaaAAGATTAAGTCGTTTTTAACTGAGTTTGTCTAAAATCAGCAATTAGTTCTTTGCTTTTTGATACAATCAATTCTACATAAAATTTTAATCGCACCACTTTACAGAAGTGGGAAGAGTTCAGGCACCGTCCTGCTCTGACTGTGAAGGAGAGACTGCAGCGCAGTGTCGTCTGAGCATTTGACAAGTAAGCTACGGTCCTTGCAGCCTCCGCAGCCGTCAGTcaacatgatgaaaaataaaggcGATTAGATTTCCCTCACCCTTGAGGTGAGCCCGTCCTTGTTACTACAGCTGCAGATAAACAGCGGTTCACTACAACACTCTGCTGTCTGTCagtcaaaaaatacaaaacccTTAAAACAAGTCGAtggtcagtgagtgagtgactgttcagtttggttttagttcagtttatttatttgtcgGGACGATGCAGTTTAATATAGGTTCAAAACAGGGTGTgaaactaatgtgttgcacaaagagtttatagAGTTTATAATATCGTACAATTAGCTAAAAAATATACACAAGAAGAGTCTAAAAAGAGACGACAACAGCACAACGAGCTACGACTGGCGGGTGGCTGGTGCTCTTTAAGCTGTTTTGGATTTGTTGGCTGCTGTCACTTTCTGATGACTGaacatttgtctgtgtttctagTCTTCCACCCATCTCTCAAGAGGAGGCTTTGCATATTCTGGGGTTTCAGCCGCCTTTTGAAGAAATCAAGTTTGGTCCTTTCACAGGAAACGCTACTCTGATGCGGTAAACAAACCGCTCCTTGAGCATGTGTAAATAATCACTGGACTTGAGGAAATGTATGCAGCTCGGTGAAATCAGTGCGTCTGTCTTACAGGTGGTTCAGACAAATCAACGACAACTTCCGAGTGCGAGGTTGCTCCTACATTCTGTACAAACCACACGGAAAACACaagacagcaggagagacgGGTGAGTCCCCGAGCTCGCCTGCAGGTCT
This genomic interval carries:
- the LOC130171420 gene encoding basic immunoglobulin-like variable motif-containing protein, translating into MPNTSEGQGANLSGPPEPSGLQRTTDGEEDHGLLSSLARDAARVRRASSAELHLPWTCPVTHSREKFYTVCSDYAFLNQAASVYCPPNTARDVAQKKQDDGPPLVKPKSSADFSAGLTGGAHVGSDGDCDMEEVSSGNTKPILAWEIDTTDFDAVLTRKIRTSNTKKCSTKKMKSSDRPSRNLQDVSPHASLEEIKQRKVLDLRRWYCISRPQYKTSCGISSLVSCWNFLYSTLGAGSLPPISQEEALHILGFQPPFEEIKFGPFTGNATLMRWFRQINDNFRVRGCSYILYKPHGKHKTAGETAEGALMKLTQGLKDETMAYIYHCQNHYFCPVGFEATPLKAAKAYRGPLPTNEMEHWILIGEPSRKHPAIHCKKWLDIVTDLNTQNPDYLDIRHTERGIQRRKTKKVGGNLHCIMAFQRVNWQKLGPWALNLENLRHDFHHSGAERAHGASEDTEERTSSKRLAHLGRSHSMGSQKDTSWKRMSNTAEYRQKSSPGSDLEEDIAD